From Alkalidesulfovibrio alkalitolerans DSM 16529, a single genomic window includes:
- a CDS encoding 4Fe-4S dicluster domain-containing protein, giving the protein MSALEMLKDKIREALPSLEFVIGWEQGFDALHATPFFMRTAEDVEKLVFGPLCVHNLSTYLPSFRGRKVGIVLKGCDSRGAIELMQEKLVERENVVIFGLPCSGVADLAKLGRFAGDLDRVLAVTWDDETFVLTTPAGEVRVPREAALADKCLTCQFPNALEADHFAGEPLPPATGPDMGSDRGGEELAALEAMAPADLMAYWAEAMERCIRCYACRNACPMCVCRDHCIAHRRDLQWLGQDDTPREKLMFQLIHTLHLAGRCTECGECQRACPVGIPILALRRKMNRVIRELFDYQAGLDLQAVPPLFTFQVEEANIEERKW; this is encoded by the coding sequence GTGTCGGCTCTTGAGATGCTGAAGGATAAAATCAGGGAGGCGCTGCCGTCCCTGGAGTTCGTCATCGGCTGGGAGCAGGGTTTCGACGCCCTGCACGCCACGCCGTTTTTCATGCGCACGGCCGAGGATGTCGAGAAGCTGGTCTTCGGCCCCTTGTGCGTGCACAACCTGAGCACCTATCTGCCGTCGTTCAGGGGCAGGAAGGTCGGGATCGTGCTCAAGGGATGCGACAGCCGGGGCGCGATCGAGCTTATGCAGGAGAAGCTCGTGGAGCGGGAGAATGTGGTCATCTTCGGCCTGCCCTGCTCCGGCGTGGCTGACCTGGCCAAGCTTGGGCGCTTCGCGGGCGACCTCGACCGCGTCTTGGCCGTGACGTGGGACGACGAGACCTTCGTCCTGACTACGCCTGCGGGCGAGGTGCGCGTGCCGCGCGAGGCCGCCTTGGCGGACAAGTGTTTGACCTGCCAGTTCCCGAACGCCCTTGAGGCGGATCATTTCGCGGGCGAGCCGCTGCCGCCCGCCACGGGGCCCGATATGGGATCCGATCGGGGAGGCGAGGAGCTGGCCGCCCTGGAGGCCATGGCCCCGGCGGACCTGATGGCGTACTGGGCCGAGGCCATGGAGCGCTGCATCCGCTGTTACGCCTGTCGCAACGCCTGTCCCATGTGCGTTTGCCGCGACCACTGCATCGCGCACCGGCGCGATCTCCAGTGGCTCGGCCAGGACGACACGCCGCGCGAGAAGCTCATGTTCCAGTTGATCCACACCTTGCATCTGGCGGGCCGCTGCACCGAGTGCGGTGAGTGCCAGCGGGCCTGTCCCGTGGGCATCCCCATCCTGGCGCTGCGCCGCAAGATGAACCGGGTGATCCGCGAGTTGTTCGACTACCAGGCGGGCCTGGACCTTCAGGCCGTGCCGCCGCTCTTCACCTTCCAGGTGGAGGAGGCCAACATCGAGGAACGGAAGTGGTGA
- a CDS encoding sulfide/dihydroorotate dehydrogenase-like FAD/NAD-binding protein, which translates to MSARILTKRELIPGMTSQMVLHAPHIAHKARPGNFIILRVHAQGERIPLTIADADPASGTITIVFLVVGKTTARLNLLHEGDVIPDVCGPLGKPTHIERKGDVVCVGGGTGVAAMFHIAKGHYLAGNRVTAVIGARTKALLLFHAELSRFCAEVSVATNDGSMGVKGLVTDALAERLSRGPEVAEVVAVGPVPMMQAVAEVTRPLGIKTTVSLNTIMVDGIGMCGACRCTVDGEMRFACVDGPEFDAHKVDFAELRNRLEQFHGQERAELERFKKQFEVAGG; encoded by the coding sequence ATGAGCGCACGCATCCTCACCAAGCGGGAACTCATCCCCGGCATGACCAGCCAGATGGTCCTGCACGCCCCGCACATCGCCCACAAGGCCAGGCCAGGCAACTTTATCATCCTGCGCGTCCACGCCCAGGGAGAGCGAATTCCCCTGACCATCGCCGACGCCGACCCCGCGTCCGGCACCATCACCATCGTCTTCCTGGTGGTGGGCAAGACCACGGCCAGGCTGAACCTTTTACACGAGGGCGACGTGATTCCCGACGTGTGCGGCCCCCTGGGCAAGCCCACGCACATCGAGCGCAAGGGCGACGTGGTCTGCGTGGGTGGCGGCACGGGCGTGGCCGCCATGTTCCACATCGCCAAGGGCCACTATCTGGCAGGCAACCGCGTGACTGCGGTCATCGGTGCGCGCACCAAGGCCCTGCTTCTCTTCCACGCCGAACTGTCGCGCTTTTGCGCCGAGGTCTCGGTGGCCACCAACGACGGCAGCATGGGCGTGAAGGGTCTGGTCACCGACGCGCTCGCTGAACGCCTTTCGCGCGGCCCCGAGGTGGCCGAGGTGGTGGCCGTGGGCCCGGTGCCCATGATGCAGGCCGTCGCCGAGGTCACGCGACCGCTTGGCATCAAGACCACCGTGAGTCTGAACACCATCATGGTGGACGGCATCGGCATGTGCGGGGCCTGCCGCTGCACCGTGGACGGCGAGATGCGTTTCGCCTGCGTGGACGGCCCGGAATTTGACGCGCACAAGGTGGATTTCGCCGAACTGCGCAACCGCCTGGAGCAGTTCCACGGCCAGGAACGGGCGGAGCTCGAACGCTTCAAGAAGCAGTTCGAAGTCGCGGGAGGCTAG
- a CDS encoding ferritin-like domain-containing protein, with amino-acid sequence MAEFFKAAEVVAAAVEIEKRGQAFYRRLAQAAQSDEVKRFFEYFAAEEARHESVFKGLARQVGPVELPAWSTQEEYADYLRALLDSHTLFTPGLAESLDDRGGDLAWALHLAMSFEKDSLLFFMEMISLVPQEQRVHVQRCIEEERLHLRQLGEMLQHA; translated from the coding sequence ATGGCTGAGTTCTTCAAGGCCGCCGAGGTGGTCGCCGCCGCAGTGGAGATCGAGAAGCGCGGGCAGGCCTTCTACCGACGTCTGGCCCAGGCCGCACAAAGCGACGAGGTGAAGCGCTTTTTCGAGTATTTCGCCGCCGAGGAGGCCCGGCACGAGAGCGTCTTCAAGGGGCTCGCGCGGCAGGTCGGCCCGGTGGAGCTTCCCGCCTGGAGCACCCAGGAGGAGTACGCGGACTACCTGCGTGCGCTGCTCGACTCCCACACCTTGTTCACGCCGGGGCTGGCCGAAAGCCTCGACGACCGGGGAGGGGACCTTGCCTGGGCGCTTCATCTGGCCATGAGTTTCGAGAAGGATTCCCTACTCTTTTTTATGGAGATGATCTCCCTGGTGCCGCAGGAGCAGCGCGTCCACGTGCAGCGTTGCATCGAGGAGGAGCGGCTGCATCTGCGACAACTCGGGGAGATGCTGCAACACGCTTGA
- a CDS encoding 4Fe-4S dicluster domain-containing protein: MSAAAYLPAPRLGEWLKELSGRYLVLAPQARGDTVVFAPFTGDAEPVLDRDAAMPPKQAVFPATEELLRYRRVKDPEDPGKVDVEVSASLRAVETVVFGAKPCGARGFLAYDRVFRSPAISDPYYAARRAKTLFITMACAAPGNSCFCHWVGSGPSDSSGSDILLTPVADGFVVQAVNERGEELMNSPLLEPAGTREAKAREIQDAAAKALPAAPDISRAKDSLMAVFEDLAFWEEVSAKCISCGACTYLCPTCYCFDIGDEDKGMSGRRLRTWDNCMSFRFTLEASGHNPRPTKAHRLRNRVGHKFSYYPALHGGAVACCGCGRCVRLCPVSVDIREIVLAAIARAARVREESAHD; encoded by the coding sequence ATGAGCGCCGCCGCATATCTGCCCGCCCCACGGCTTGGGGAGTGGCTGAAGGAACTCTCCGGCCGCTACCTGGTGCTGGCCCCGCAAGCGCGGGGCGACACCGTGGTCTTCGCGCCTTTCACCGGGGATGCCGAACCCGTGCTCGATCGCGACGCCGCCATGCCTCCCAAGCAGGCGGTCTTTCCGGCCACGGAGGAACTGTTGCGCTACCGCCGCGTCAAGGATCCGGAGGATCCAGGCAAGGTGGACGTTGAAGTGTCGGCCTCCCTGCGCGCGGTTGAAACCGTGGTCTTCGGGGCCAAGCCCTGCGGCGCGCGCGGTTTTCTGGCCTACGACCGGGTCTTTCGCTCGCCCGCGATCAGCGATCCCTACTATGCCGCTCGCCGCGCCAAGACGCTTTTCATCACCATGGCCTGCGCCGCGCCTGGAAACTCCTGCTTCTGCCACTGGGTGGGCTCCGGCCCGTCCGATTCCTCGGGCTCGGATATCCTGCTCACCCCGGTTGCGGACGGCTTCGTTGTCCAGGCCGTGAACGAGCGCGGGGAGGAGTTGATGAACAGCCCGCTGCTCGAACCCGCCGGGACACGGGAGGCGAAGGCCAGGGAGATCCAGGACGCGGCCGCCAAGGCCCTTCCCGCGGCCCCCGACATCTCGCGGGCCAAGGACAGCCTCATGGCCGTGTTCGAGGACCTGGCCTTCTGGGAGGAGGTCTCGGCCAAGTGCATCAGTTGCGGGGCCTGCACCTACCTGTGCCCGACCTGCTATTGCTTCGACATCGGCGACGAGGACAAGGGCATGAGCGGGCGGCGGCTGCGCACCTGGGACAACTGCATGTCCTTCCGCTTCACCCTTGAGGCCAGCGGGCACAACCCGCGGCCCACCAAGGCTCATCGCCTGAGGAACCGGGTCGGCCATAAGTTCAGCTACTATCCCGCGCTGCACGGCGGGGCCGTGGCCTGCTGCGGTTGCGGCCGGTGCGTGCGCCTGTGCCCGGTGAGCGTGGACATCCGGGAGATCGTGCTGGCCGCCATCGCCAGGGCCGCCCGCGTCCGCGAGGAGAGCGCCCATGACTGA
- the gltA gene encoding NADPH-dependent glutamate synthase codes for MAAKKKIASRIAMPLQNPAERVRNFREVALGYSLEQAQAEAARCLQCKKPACRAGCPVEIDIAGFIASLAKGDVAGAYAVLREYNSLPAVCGRVCPQETQCEGACILGRKGQPVAIGRLERFVADNFHALSACELLTGAIACPQPLEGARVACIGAGPSSLTVAGYLAARGVKVEVYEALHELGGVLVYGIPEFRLPKSVVKREIDALRTLGVEFHTNWVGGNTFTIRELFVWGFNAVFVGVGAGLPRFLGIPGEGLVGVFSANEYLTRANLGRAYAFPTYSTPIFPAREAVVVGGGNVAMDAARTALRLGAERVTVVYRRTRGEMPARREEIEHAEEEGVRFEFLANPLELMGDEKGRLTGLRLERQALGEPDASGRRSPAPTGECFDIPAQMAIMAVGARANKVLLEATPDLSLNRWGYITVDGTTGETSIPNVYAGGDIVTGSATVISAMGAGRRAAKEIARRLGIAEGG; via the coding sequence ATGGCGGCGAAGAAGAAGATCGCATCGCGCATCGCCATGCCGCTGCAAAACCCGGCCGAGCGCGTGCGCAATTTCCGCGAGGTGGCCCTGGGCTATTCCCTGGAGCAGGCTCAGGCCGAGGCGGCCCGCTGCCTGCAATGCAAGAAGCCCGCGTGCCGCGCGGGCTGTCCCGTGGAGATCGACATCGCGGGCTTCATCGCCAGTCTTGCGAAGGGCGACGTGGCCGGAGCCTACGCCGTGCTGCGTGAATACAACTCGCTGCCCGCGGTCTGCGGCCGGGTCTGCCCCCAGGAGACCCAATGCGAGGGCGCGTGCATCCTGGGCAGGAAGGGCCAACCCGTGGCCATCGGCCGCCTGGAACGCTTCGTGGCCGACAATTTCCACGCCCTGTCGGCCTGCGAGCTGCTCACCGGGGCCATCGCCTGCCCGCAGCCGCTCGAAGGCGCGCGCGTGGCCTGCATCGGGGCTGGCCCCTCCTCCCTGACCGTGGCCGGATACCTGGCCGCTCGCGGGGTCAAAGTGGAGGTCTACGAGGCCCTGCACGAGCTTGGCGGGGTTTTGGTCTACGGCATCCCAGAATTCCGGCTGCCCAAGTCCGTGGTCAAGCGCGAGATCGACGCCTTGCGCACCCTGGGCGTGGAGTTCCACACCAACTGGGTGGGCGGCAACACCTTCACCATCCGCGAATTGTTCGTCTGGGGTTTCAACGCGGTCTTCGTGGGCGTGGGCGCCGGCCTGCCGCGTTTCCTGGGCATTCCGGGCGAGGGGTTGGTGGGCGTGTTCTCGGCCAACGAGTACCTGACCCGGGCCAACCTGGGCCGGGCCTACGCCTTCCCCACCTACAGCACGCCCATCTTCCCGGCCAGAGAGGCCGTGGTCGTGGGCGGCGGCAACGTGGCCATGGACGCGGCCCGCACCGCCCTGCGCCTGGGCGCGGAGCGCGTCACCGTAGTCTATCGCCGCACGCGCGGGGAGATGCCCGCACGACGCGAGGAGATCGAGCATGCCGAGGAGGAAGGCGTGCGCTTCGAGTTCCTGGCCAACCCGCTCGAACTCATGGGCGACGAGAAAGGCCGCCTGACAGGCCTGCGCCTGGAACGCCAGGCCCTGGGCGAGCCCGACGCCAGCGGACGCCGCTCTCCCGCCCCCACTGGCGAATGCTTCGACATTCCGGCCCAGATGGCCATCATGGCCGTGGGCGCGCGGGCAAACAAGGTGCTGCTCGAAGCCACCCCGGACCTGAGCCTGAACCGCTGGGGATACATCACCGTTGACGGAACCACGGGCGAAACGTCGATTCCCAATGTTTACGCGGGCGGAGACATCGTGACCGGCTCGGCCACGGTTATCTCGGCAATGGGCGCGGGCCGCCGCGCCGCCAAGGAGATCGCCCGCCGCCTGGGCATAGCCGAAGGCGGCTGA
- a CDS encoding FAD/NAD(P)-binding protein has product MTEINPYLPEPATILETIQETPTIKTFRVRLDDPAKMRSFSFQPGQVGQLSVFGAGEATFVINSSPTRLDHLQFSVMRAGEVTSRLHGLAAGDKVGVRAPLGNHFPYEAMKGRDIVFIGGGIGMAPLRTLLLFMLDNRADYGKISLLYGARSPVDMAFKADLPDWTARSDMTTVLTIDREAEGWEHTVGLIPNVLLEMAPSPDNAVAVTCGPPIMIKFTLQALKRLGFGDEQIYTTLEKRMKCGVGLCGRCNIGAKYVCVDGPVFSYAQLRELPNEL; this is encoded by the coding sequence ATGACTGAGATCAATCCCTATCTGCCGGAACCGGCGACCATCCTGGAGACGATCCAGGAAACGCCGACCATCAAGACCTTCCGGGTACGGCTGGACGATCCCGCGAAGATGCGGTCCTTCTCCTTTCAGCCCGGCCAGGTCGGCCAGCTCTCAGTCTTTGGCGCGGGAGAGGCCACCTTCGTCATCAACTCCTCGCCCACGCGCCTGGACCATCTGCAATTCAGCGTGATGCGGGCGGGCGAGGTCACGTCGCGCCTGCACGGCCTTGCGGCCGGAGACAAGGTGGGCGTGCGCGCCCCCCTGGGCAACCACTTTCCCTACGAGGCCATGAAGGGCAGGGACATCGTCTTCATCGGCGGCGGCATCGGCATGGCTCCGTTGCGCACGCTGCTCCTGTTCATGCTCGACAACCGCGCCGACTACGGCAAGATCAGCCTGCTCTACGGCGCGCGAAGCCCTGTGGACATGGCCTTCAAGGCCGACCTGCCGGATTGGACCGCGCGTTCGGACATGACCACGGTGCTGACCATCGACCGCGAGGCCGAGGGCTGGGAACACACGGTGGGCCTCATCCCCAACGTCCTGCTGGAGATGGCTCCCTCGCCGGACAACGCGGTGGCCGTGACCTGCGGGCCGCCGATCATGATCAAGTTCACGCTGCAAGCCTTGAAGCGGCTTGGATTCGGCGACGAACAGATCTACACCACCCTGGAGAAGCGCATGAAGTGCGGCGTGGGGCTCTGCGGCCGCTGCAACATCGGCGCGAAATACGTCTGCGTGGACGGCCCGGTGTTCAGCTACGCGCAATTGCGCGAACTGCCCAACGAGCTTTGA
- a CDS encoding PAS domain S-box protein: MSMSRPEDHPGSRAETSPDAGTAGDAGRAAEPGQSPAISPDVLVRLFLDQSQDGIVVLDQHGAVQAANRRFADMLGYSPDEIRRLHVWDWEDQTSKGELQEILDRPGEFGDLFETRHRRQDGTTLEVEIAITRVAVNGQRFDLCVCRDITRRRLMERSLRESEAAFHKIFEESSNPIMLMRGDRFVNCNRATLSFLGLVDKSEFLDRTPGDISPSHQPDGDLSAESAAKHIARAMRDGLHRFEWTVLRTDGRSLLLEVALMPMTLNGEELLHVTWLDVTERRRAEEALRRQTVMFQNLFRGSPDAIAMLDEEDCVVEVNEAFLTLFDYSREEVVGKSINSLVAHGQVSTDAAQFSRIVYGSRRAVERQTVRCKRDGTPVDVTVIGYPIVYEGKVIGAYGIYRDITERKRAVEALRKSEERFAKAFNSSPAPLIISETATGRFIAVNDRWIRMLGYDREEQIGRTSKEVGIWADPAQRDRAIERLLRDGALKDFPVDFKTKSGRIRSALWSAELITMDEREVMLSFIFDYTERKIAEEALFKSLKEKETLLKEIHHRVKNNLQIMVSLISLQTMDLEDGDAVEMFKNLRERVHTMALIHEQLYSSGNLSEVDMSEYLELLAQNIGSVFRTPGRCVDLRIEADDILLGIDQAIPCGLLLNELISNAYKHAFQAAGAGNLHVRLRMIGHMVELIVQDDGLGLPPDYEARDSLGMKLIRTLVDQLRGSLEVSSERGSRFRVSFPREENGA, encoded by the coding sequence ATGTCCATGTCACGCCCTGAAGACCATCCGGGCTCGCGCGCCGAAACGTCGCCCGACGCCGGAACTGCGGGCGACGCCGGGCGTGCCGCCGAGCCGGGGCAATCCCCCGCCATTTCTCCCGATGTCCTGGTGCGCCTTTTCCTCGATCAGTCGCAGGACGGGATCGTGGTGCTCGACCAGCATGGCGCGGTCCAGGCCGCAAACCGGCGTTTCGCGGACATGCTCGGATATTCTCCCGACGAGATCCGGCGACTCCATGTCTGGGACTGGGAAGACCAGACCTCGAAAGGCGAGTTGCAGGAAATACTCGACCGGCCCGGCGAATTCGGCGACCTCTTCGAAACCCGGCACCGCCGCCAGGATGGGACCACGCTGGAAGTGGAGATCGCGATAACCAGGGTTGCGGTCAACGGGCAGAGATTCGACCTGTGCGTGTGCCGGGACATCACCCGCCGTCGGCTGATGGAGCGCAGCTTGCGCGAGAGCGAGGCCGCCTTCCACAAGATTTTCGAGGAATCCTCGAATCCCATCATGCTCATGCGCGGCGATCGCTTCGTCAACTGCAACCGGGCCACGCTGTCGTTTCTGGGCCTTGTGGACAAATCCGAGTTCTTGGACCGCACGCCTGGGGACATATCTCCGTCGCATCAGCCGGACGGCGATCTTTCCGCCGAATCGGCCGCGAAGCACATTGCCAGGGCGATGCGCGATGGCCTTCACCGTTTTGAATGGACGGTCCTGCGCACGGACGGCCGCTCCCTCCTGCTCGAAGTGGCGCTCATGCCCATGACGTTGAACGGTGAGGAACTGCTGCACGTCACCTGGCTCGACGTCACCGAGCGCAGACGTGCGGAAGAGGCCCTGCGCAGGCAGACGGTCATGTTCCAGAACCTTTTTCGCGGCTCGCCGGACGCCATCGCCATGCTCGACGAGGAGGATTGCGTCGTGGAGGTCAACGAGGCCTTCCTGACGCTTTTCGACTACTCCCGTGAAGAGGTCGTGGGAAAATCGATCAACAGCCTGGTCGCTCACGGACAGGTCTCCACGGACGCGGCGCAGTTCTCCCGAATCGTTTACGGGAGTCGGCGAGCGGTGGAGCGGCAGACGGTGAGGTGCAAACGCGACGGCACGCCCGTGGACGTGACCGTGATCGGCTACCCCATCGTTTACGAAGGCAAGGTCATCGGGGCCTACGGCATCTACCGAGACATCACGGAGCGAAAGCGGGCCGTGGAGGCCCTGCGCAAGAGCGAGGAACGCTTCGCCAAGGCCTTCAACTCCAGTCCCGCGCCGCTGATCATCTCGGAGACGGCCACCGGACGTTTCATCGCCGTGAACGACCGCTGGATCAGGATGCTCGGATACGACCGGGAAGAGCAGATCGGGCGGACCTCCAAGGAGGTCGGCATCTGGGCCGACCCGGCGCAGCGCGACCGGGCCATCGAAAGACTGCTCAGGGACGGAGCGCTCAAGGACTTTCCCGTAGATTTCAAGACGAAGTCGGGACGGATACGCTCCGCGCTGTGGTCCGCCGAACTCATCACCATGGACGAAAGGGAGGTCATGCTTTCGTTCATCTTCGACTACACGGAACGAAAGATCGCCGAGGAGGCGCTGTTCAAATCGCTGAAGGAGAAGGAGACGCTGCTCAAGGAGATCCACCATCGCGTCAAGAACAACCTGCAGATCATGGTCAGCCTCATCAGCCTGCAGACGATGGACCTTGAGGACGGCGACGCGGTGGAAATGTTCAAGAACCTGCGCGAGCGGGTGCACACGATGGCCTTGATCCACGAGCAACTCTATTCGAGCGGCAACCTGAGCGAGGTGGACATGTCGGAGTACTTGGAGCTGCTCGCGCAAAACATCGGGAGCGTCTTCAGAACCCCAGGGCGGTGCGTGGACCTGCGCATCGAGGCGGATGACATTCTGCTCGGCATCGATCAGGCCATCCCGTGCGGATTGCTGCTCAACGAACTGATCTCAAACGCCTACAAGCACGCCTTCCAGGCCGCAGGCGCGGGCAATTTGCACGTGCGGCTGCGCATGATCGGGCATATGGTTGAACTGATCGTCCAGGACGACGGTCTGGGGCTTCCGCCGGATTACGAGGCGCGCGATTCCCTGGGCATGAAGCTGATTCGAACGCTCGTGGACCAGCTCAGGGGAAGCCTGGAGGTTTCCTCGGAGCGGGGCAGCCGCTTTCGCGTCAGCTTTCCGCGCGAAGAGAATGGAGCGTGA